TCCTCCTCGAATCCAAGGCCGACTGACtggttgattgattgatccTCTCGCGTCGCGCCtgtctctctctttctccaaCTCGCAGGGTGAGAATCAATCCCCGCCCTGCTCTCGGCTCGTGATTTTCCCGGTCCGGCCGGTGTGGTCGATACATAAGTCCCCCCGCCCCAGCCCCGCTCCCTTTtatttcatctctctctctttctgtCTTGTACTCCTCTTAGGCAGGGCGAAATTCGGGTGGATTTTGCTTTTGTGGGTCGGTAGGTTTGCGGAGAGAGGGGGGAGGATTTGGTTGGCCTTTGGGTGATCGGGCTGGGGGGCGTCCAAAGGTGGTGGATTTTCTTGATTGGTTCCGCCGTTGCTCGTGGATTTGTTCTGGTGCTagttgcaaacttgcaattGGTGGTCTGGCTTCTGTTCGATTGGCGTCTGGGGAATTCCGGGGGGTTGGTTTCTGGCTTGTATCCCGTGCGTTTGTGTGGTTGTCCGAGCTCCTGCCCCGCAGCTGATTTCGACGTTTATCTCTGTGCTTGCTGCTCCTAGAGTTGACTAAATTataagtacggagtagtagtaaGAACATAGTTTGCATCAGAAAAGAATTGCCTTTTTTGATCTTGTtccgtccgtccatccatgcGTGTGTGTTTATCCCCGGCCGCATATGGTCTCAGCATATTCTTGATTGCGCTTGCGCGATTAATTTTCCCCTTCCATGCGATTGCAGAAGGACAGCGGAGGAGTATTTCTTAGCCGATGTTAATTTGTTCCGTGTGGCCTTTAATTCCGATGTATACGGAGTATGTATTTAGTGTTGGGGAGTTGGATAGAGGGGCGGCTGGCTGCTGCCTCGTTGGTTTCCTCTGTCTGGGACCTACGCTGTTTTGAAGATATGTGCTCTTGTTCCTGTGGTCAGGCTTGCTTGTTCTTGTGCTCGTTTGGAGTTGCTTTGGAATCTGGATAAGGTTCCCATCTCATCACTTCGATCAAGAGCTAGGTCCTAGTTCTACttacttttttatttctgtgagATGCTGTTGTTTGTTGAATGTTCGCTTCTCAATAAAATAGTATTACTACTGAGAACAATGATTGCTTTATCATTTGCCAAGCTTGTGGCGTTGAGTGTTTTCTATCTAGGGGACCGTGCTAGTAAAATTTGCTCATCTCATTGTTGTTTTCTATCTAGGATACCTGTATTTTTACTGTTACTGCACTTTGTTGCTCTCCTGGGAACATCTTAACTTCCTTGCATGTTTTATGCGTGAGTACATTTTCTGGGGGCAGTTGGAACTGCCTGCAATAGATTCCGCCCCATGTTTGAGATTTTGTAAGCTGGATGGCACTGATGGTATTGACACAACTGCTTTGTGTCTGTCTGCTAAAGTGTGTACCTTTCTAATATTTGTACATTTGTTGGTTCCTTGGATTTAATAAGatgttttgttgtttggtgtttctCAGAAGGGTAAATGGGATCAGAAGGACCTTCAATTGTGACTGTCCACGTTACTGGATTTAAGAAGTTCCATGGAGTTGCGGAGAACCCAACTGAGAAAATTGTGAGCAATCTTAAATCATTCATGGAAGAGAAAGGGTTGCCGAAGAATCTTGTACTTGGAAGCTGCAAAGTTCTCGAaactgcggggcagggggcacTGGGCTCACTATATAAAGTTTTAGAATCTGCCATCGCAGATAGAGAGAACGGGCCGTCATCTCCGGGGCAAATAATTTTGGTCAGTGCTCACTTATTCTCTTGACATTTTGTAAATAAGTAAAAAACTCTTGCCTTATGGATTTGTTTCTTGGATCATGATAGATTATTCATCGTTCATTCCTCTTAATGTTCAGCTAAGATATGTCGGCATTTGTATTGTTCGATGTGTTCTTATCCTCCTGTCCGGAAGACACACGCACCCAATTTTTATCATTAAAGCTAATTAGTTCAAATGAAAAGCTTGTTCATGCATTGCCAGTTAGAGCTAGATTCTGTCGGAGTTCGTTGGTGCAGGTATTTGtactttctttcctttttttagaagaaaatgGAATATTACTGAACTCTCCTCCTTGAGTATTCAGGATTGCATATAACTGGAGGTTCAATTTTGTACCCTCTCCTATTTGATAGTGTAGTTACATGGTCAACTAAACTTACAGCATTCAGGATTTGAGAATGAAACATAAGCTCCTGAAAAGGAGAATAGGAAACTGTATCTGAATCCATTTTATCATATATTCCTGTTTGCAAATTATGAACTGTTGTCAAATTGACGAACACCCACAGTCTTGTGGTTGTGATGTTTCCActctgaaaagaaaagaatggtTCTGGTATGTCTTATTGTCACTGAAAACAATTTTTCGTGTGGAGTATTTTTCAGGTCCACTTCGGAGTCAATAGTGGTGCAACAAGGTTTGCTcttgagaatcaagctgttaATGAAGCCACTTTCCGTTGTCCAGATGAGCTAGGGTGGAAACCTCAGGTTGCTTTGTTGTCCAATTGCATACATTTCATTATCTCCACGACCCCACCTATAAGTAGATGATTTTGTTGCATTTCATTTTATCAGCTTTAATTGTTCCCATGCAGAGAGTCCAGATAGTGCCATCTGATGGAAGCATCTCACGGACAAGAGAGGTAAAAGTCAGATATTCAAAATGTTGTCATATATGATTGGTGCTTGTTGAGATATAGCTAGAAACACCAGCCGTGGTGTGCTCATCATGACATTAATCAAGCAATTTTATGAACTTTTCATGGTCAACACAGACTACACTGCCAGTGAAAGAATTAAGCAAGTCACTCCGGAAAGGAGGCTACGATGTGATCCCATCCGATGACGCTGGTCGATTCGTATGCAACTATGTCTATTACCACTCTCTCAGGTTTGCAGAGCAACACAGCGTCAAATCTCTATTTGTACATGTTCCTCTCTTCTCAACGATCGATGAGGAGGTCCAGATGCATTTCGTTGCTTCCCTCCTCGAAGCTCTTGCTTGCTCGAACTAGGAAAATAACAATATTCCAAAGGTGGGTTTCACTGAGTCCTCCGTCCCCGTTTCATTTTCAAAGAGCGAACTGTAACTCTATACCTGTTTCATCGGCCTCTTGCTTGCAGGTCAGCGGTTTGACCTCGAAGATGTAAAGTTGGAAGCGGGCTGAATAAAATTTGTGTGATCATTGGTGCTTATTGGTCAGATCTTGCTCCAAAGGGTGTATTTAAGGGAGAAAAAACAGGATGCTTAGAGTGTACTACCTTCCTGTGGTCAAATGAGGCTTGTATGCCATTTACATGTCCTAAACATGCCTGAAAACTTGATTCCAATAAAATTTGATGGATTCGGAGTTTCTTTTCCATTCTTGGGTCTGTGTCTTCTTATGGCAATGTATTGGTCAATGGCTATTTGCATTTCTGATGCAAACTCCAGCCTTTCCACATTAAATCTCCTGATGCTGTATTTGGGATCCCGTTGTTGTTACTTTGGTTACTGAAACAGGGCAGTACATCCCTTCTACTTTTAGTGTGTGAGGACGTGTGCATCCCTCAAGGCCTTGACTTCTATTGAGATTGACAAAATCACAGTTGGGGTCTCCTTATCGGCGGGTACATCGTCTGCAACTAGAAGTATAATCCGTCTCAAGCCACACACAAAAACATCAAACCTTTTGTTAAGAGTTTGGCACATGGAAAAACCTTAGACTGCTACGCCGTATGGTCCGGGTGTTTTACTACGGTCAGCAgtaagaaataaaacaacactGACAGTCGATCGAGACGCAGACAGGTTCCCGGAGAAGAACGGCATCCCCAACGTCCACAGCCTCCACGGATTCGAGGCCGTCGACGCCGATGGCCGCGGCGATGTCAGGACCAGCTGTAGCAGGGTCGTCAGCTAGCCGAgagaccttttttttttgtttgagaacAAGCCGAGAGATCAGGGATGAAAGAAATCGTAAGGGCTGAATGCGTCGTTCGTTTTTGGGCCTGTTAATTTCGCCGTCTCCTTGGCCCGAGATCGGTACTGGATTCTGGCCTGTTAAGCTCAATTGGGCCACATCTGCTACTACCTTTCACGAAACAAGACCCCGTACATATTTCGTTTCTATATTAACCCTCAGCTTcaaatcaaaaaaaaattgaactaagtcaggttttttttaggaaacacagtacagacgCAAACGCTCACAATTACGCACGCACACTCACCCTTATGAACACACGCAAGCACGCACACCCTATCCCTAGGAGCACCTTCGAGAAATTGATCCggcacatcatcttgagattgacgaagtcaccacagCGCCTCGTAGTTGATAGGTACATCACTCTCACTGAAAGCACAATGCTGGTTAGATTCTGaaataaatccagaaaaatGCCATCACCCATGTTAAGTCGGAGACTTGAACCTAAGTGGGCTGGTCTACCAAAAAAACCAACCACTTGAATTAAGCTCAGTTCGCTATCCAGTCAGGTTCACGAGGACGTACGAATTAGCTATTTTCCAATTCAGCAACAATCAAATTTACACGCGAGGCATGCTGCTCAGTACATGACTCTATATTGTAATGCCAAAATTATCTGACATGCAAATCAGATCCTACTAGCAAAGAGCAATTCCTTGAGGAAAGCTAGCCAGATCACAAAGAgcaacattaaaaaaaaaactcaatcaaCAAACAAAGCATCGATCATCAATTCCCTGCAAGAAAGAAAGCAACACAGGAGCAAGGGAATGCACGCACGGGAGAAAGAAACGAAAAAAAGATCAATCGGCCCGAAGTGGTGGGATCGATCAAAAACGAAATCAATCAAATTGATCGCACATCCGCAGTAGCTAGTTGACGAGGCGGCAGTTCCTCCTGACCTCGCCTCGGCCATCCCCTTGGGGGCCCTTGACGCCAATGGCGGCCATCTTGACCATGGCCCTGGCGAACTTCCTCTCCCACGACGCCGGGAACCTGGCGTTGGCGCGCACCATCCTCCCCGCGTCCACTTCCTCCAGCAGCGCCGCGTCCGACGCGAACAGCACGCGCCTCGCCAGCACGTTCCGGTAGAACTGGTTGTCCAGCACGTCCCTCGTCACCACGTCCTGCGCCACCGTCGGGTCCTTCACCCCGGCCACCGGGACGGACGCCGGGCACCGCCGCCTGAGGAAGCTCGCGAGCGGCGCGCTCATgtctgccgccggcgccggagaagaagaagaagaagcgttGAGGCGGTCCTGGACGAAGGACGAGCAGTGGGACCGCCCGATGGAGTGCGCCCCGGACAGCACCACGAGGTCCTCCACCGACATCCCCATGGCCGCGAAGCTCCCCACGAGCGTCGTCAGGTTGGACGAAGGGCCCGGCAAGAACTGCGTGTCGTTCTCCCGGGAGACGCGGCCgtcgaggcggccggcggggacGAGGAAGGAGACCCGGCCGTGGCTGAGGAGGTAGGAGGCGTCGCGGGCGGCGAATGCGACGacgtcggcgcaggagacgaCGCCGGGGCAGGCGAGCTCGAGGGCGGATTTGGCCGCGTCGATGGCCTCGTAGCCCCGGAGGCTCGGGTTGTTGGGCGCGCCGAGCTTCTCCGGCCGCGGGTTTGTTTGGGTCGGGTCGAGGAGGACCGAGGCGTCGCAGCCGTTGacgaagcagtcgtggaagaGCATCCGGATGAGCCCCGCGCCGTTGCCGGGGTCGGAGCGGAGGGCTTTCTTGATGTGGGCGCGGACTAGGGTCTCGGCGTTCGGGCATGTGTCCCGGTAGTAGCCCACCTGGAGGGCATGGCAATGGAAAGCGGCCAAGGATGAGAGCAGGGCCAAGGAGATGAGGATGGCGAGCTTATTGGCTGCCATGGTTGTAGAACTGTCGAGCGATCTTCTCAGAGATAAAGCTCGAGATCGAGGTGGCTTGTGGATTGTGGGCTGTGAACTGCTGATCATGCGTGTGGATCGTATTTATAGTGAGTGAGTGACGGGGAGGCTTCAGTGTACTTCGAGTCCGTGGTTGTTGGGTAAGACGGGGGTGTCTGATCATAGTCTGATTTGTCTGAAGTCGGAACTGGCATTGTCGGCTATACCGGCACGCCGTTTGTGCCATCATATCTCTGCATGTGCAGATGTACTAATGTTTGGCACGATTTTTCCTTGAAATAAATTGACGAGGTTATTTtattcttcctcttcttctttcttccacCAATAGAGCTATGGTCCCGTCATCCCGTGCATGGTTTTTGCGTTCTTGCATATCTGAATTACAGATGGATAATTCCAAATGTAGAGTCTAGAGttcctcacaaaaaaaaagaaaaagaaaaaaagagtctAGAGTatgtttaatactccctccatcccacatgaagtgattcaaatttgcctaaatatggatgtatctatacctaaaaagcgtctaaatacatgtaatagaaagtcacttaatatgagacggagtgCGTACAAAGGAATAATTCCAGATCTGAGTTCGACTCatacttcttttttctaaGATTTTTATATGACAATTTGAATCTTATTTTGAAGGAGTAGTATTAAGGATCATTACTATACAGTCATCGAGTGTACATACCCTCAGTGGCATTACCAAACACTAATTACGATCtccgcaaaagaaaaacactaaTTTGATGCCTTTGGCATAATTATGGACAACGCTTGCCATGCATTCTCTTACAAAATCATTTCTTTACGCATAAATTAGACCAATACCAGTAATCACTGTCATACTCAGCTTTATCCATGACAGGGTGGCTAATGAGCAACAGGGGAGTTCAATACTAGAGCCGCATTCGCATGCACATGCTAGCTGGCCTGTATCTATCTGGCGGGCCTGTATATACATGGACTCAAATCGACTCCTTTAACCTCTTTAAGCTTAGATTAACCATTTTTCCTCTCACTTTTCGCAACTCACGAAGTAAACTATGGTTGTATCTGCGTTCCCTTGACAGGGCGAATAAAGCCCTACGCTTTGGATTGGTCTCTCTCTCATATTCTCCTTTGCTTTGCGGTTGCCGTTGCCTTGTGATGGGAAGGATTAATTAGCTAGAGACCTCGAGTAGTTAGGTTGTGTGTTAAACATGTGCGCAATACGCCAACCGTATCACTCTGGTCGTGTCGGTTTTGCTGGTGAGTTGTTTAAAAATGTGTTGATATTTGTCGTGGTGGtatcacggcagatgccatatgatgacttaacttggggccgatggacgaaataggaaccggaggagggaggacgtgaagggaaacacgcacaaatcaCACAAGCATACACGGATCTATGCTTGTGtgatttgtgcgtgtttcccttcacgttcTCTCTCTTCCGGTTCCTACTTCGTCCAATGCTTGTGTGATTTGTGCGTGTTttccttcacgtcctccctcctccggttcctacTTCGTCCATCGGCTCCAAGTTAAACCATCCTacggcatctgccgtgacattACCACGACAATATTAGAAAAATATGGATGGTTGAATTAATTTGAAGGCAAGCAACTGGGATAACATAATGTAATTTAACAAGCTTAGCACGGATTGCACGCGGGAATTGTCGCACGCCAACGAACGAGCGCTCTcaaatgctttttttttaaccgaTGATAGCGTGCCGTTGTTAGCATGATACCCGTGTATTGTTGCGGACTTAGAAATGCCGATTTAAAGAGAACGTTGTAGTACTATGATTTTAGATTCCACCAACGATCTAGCGTTCCAACATGATTTAAAGATACAAACGGAATACCTGATTTGATACTcgtagttcaattttttttttccttgtcaaAAGTTTGGATTCGGAGATCTGAAAGCTAACACAGAAACGAGGTACTGTAGTATATGTGGCCCCATTGAGCTTAGCGGAGCAGATCGAATCCACCATCGATATCCGGCCCAAGATACGGTGGAAACAACAGGCCCGGCTACTTCCAGGAaaccccctcaaaaaaaagaaaagtactCCAGGAAACAAGGAAAGAAACGAATtaacgaacgaacgaacgacGCATCCAGTCAGTGTCATTTATGATTCTGGTCTCCGGGCAGGCTAGTTGACGACCCTGCAGTTAGTCCTGACCTCGCCGCGCCCACGGCGCCCGGCGGCGCCCAGCTTAGTCTTGACGCCGATGGCCGCCATCCTCACCATGGCCTCCCCGAACTTCTTCTCCCACCTCCCATTCCTCCCGACGCTCGCGCGCACAATCCGCGCCGTCTCCGGTGACGCCATCAGCGCCGCGTCGGAGCCCAGCACCACCCTCCGCCTCACCACGTTCCGGTAGTACTGCCCGTCCAGCGCCCCCGGGGTCACCGCGTCCAGGCTCATCATCCTCTCCTCGTCGttctcgcccgccgccgccgccgccggtgacggGGCCGGGGCTTGCTCCGGGGTgctgcaccgccgccgcaccgaCCTCGCGAACGCCGGGTCGAtgccaacgccgccgccggcgtcggagaagaaggagcaTCGGGCCTGGCCCACCGAGTGCGCGCCGGAGAGGACCACCAAGTCCTCAACGCCGAGCCCCTTTGTCTGGAACGCGTCCACGAGTTCCGTGACGTTAGCGGACGCCGACGGCAGGGATCCGTGCAGCGTGTCTTCGGCCATGGACCGGCGGCCGTCGAGCCTTCCTCCCGGCATCGCGAACTCGATGGGCTCGTTGTAGTTCCCGACGCTCAGGATGTAGGAGGCGTCGCGGGCGGCGAAGGCGAGAacgtcggcgcaggagacgaCGCCGGGGCAGGCGAGCTCGAGGGCGGCTTTGGCGGTGTCGATGGCCTCGAAGCCGCGGAGGCTGTGGGCGTTCGGGGCGCCGAGCTTCTCCGGAGCCGGGTTGGATGTCGTCGGGTCGAGGAGCACGGAGGCGTCGCAGCCTTGCacgaagcagtcgtggaagaGGAGCCGGATGAGCCCcgcgccgatgccgatgccgtcGTCGTTCCCGGTGACGGCGTCGGTCACGGCGGACCGCACGAGGGACTCCGCCTCCGGGCACGTGTCCTCGTAGTACCCGACACGGAGCTCGGAGGGGCGGCAATGACATGCGGGAGTAGCTAACAGCAGGGCGCATGCGACGGCCAGAATCGCGAGCTTGAAGCCTGCAGCCATGGCTCCTGAATCCTGATAGATATACTACTCCTATATGACTATATCTTAGTGAGTGAGATTGATGGAGTACTGTTCTTGGTGAGGGAATTAAAACGTACCCAATTTATAGGTAGACCTCCAGTTCGAATTTCGATATACTCATCTAATGTATGACTATATTTGCGAGCTGTATGCACGTATATGAGTATGTTATGTACGTAGAGGGCGCCATTGACGTCGAGCTCGATCGACTGATCGTGAAGGCTTTTCCCTGTCGCCAAGGAGATGGCTCCAAATGGCCGGAACGCCTCCTTCGTTTCGAGTTTCCTTCCGTTTCAGTTTCAGCGGCTGTCTGCATCTCGGTCGACTGTACTCACTGTTGGTTTAGAGTTTATTATACTCGTTGCTCAAACTGAGCGGACGACAAAAATTAGCGCGTCCTCCAGCAGCAATCCGACGAGAGGCAGCGGCCGTGGAAGAGACTTTCCTTGATAGTTCACAGTCAGAACGTGTGCCGAGACTGGGGGTACTGTCCATTGAACAGCTAGTGATAGAATTCCAGACGGAAACATTTTTCCGGAAATAAGTGTGTCGAATTTGTTTATATTCGTATGTATCTAGACTCCACGGAAGGAATATCCTTAGGAGAGCCGGAGAAATGCCACCACAAATTAATTAGATATCAAATTGGAGAAGAGAGAGGTCCATATGTGTGGAGCACAATAAAAATTGCCATCTAATTCGGGCATTTATCAGCGCCACGTattgctttcttttttcttttctttgcgaTTACACTCGTGGGACTGTTTGTTTATTCAGGAATTGTAACCTGCGCACGACGCTTGTTGAACGCTCTGTCACCGGATGCATGCATTATGAGCgagtatgcatgcatgcaagactCATGAAGACGTGCAGAGCATACTCGCATGCATCcaccaagttttttttaaaacatgcatgcacaaaaTGATTGTAGCATTTTGTACTGGTAGATTCTTAAGATTCAAAATGTTTTATAATTCAAGCCGCGTGTTCGATTCACAATCCGTCTTCGCCGTTAGGTTTGTATCAACGGGTGCTTTAAAACTAGATCCTACTCGAATATGTTTCCACAAAAAAGTCCGGACTCTTTAGTTACCAGACGGTAATGCACAAGTTATCAACCTAATTGAAAGAAACAACCATGATAATTTGTTACTAACAAGACGGtcacttcatatattattggatGACAATTTTAATAACAAGTCACCATCTTATTTTTTAACAAAGATCCACGTGGTAACTTGTTACCTAACaaggtggcaacttcatatattacaAGATGGCAACTTCGTATATTACCGGGTGGCAATTTTAATAACAAATCAGCATCCTATTTTGAATGAAGATTCCACGTGGTAACTTGTTACTACCGGGGTGGCAACGTCATATATTACAAGATGGTAACTTCATATGTTATTGGGTGGCAATTTTAACAACGTTACCGTCCTATTTGAATGAAGTTTCCACGTGGTAACTTGCTATTTAACAAGGTGGGAACTTCACATATTACATGTTGGTAACTTTAAAGTTGTAAAgaaaagttttcaaaacataTTAAGATGAGATCTCATTTTGAAGATCTCGTCGAGACAAAGCTAACCGTGAAGACGAAACGTAAATCGAGTAAATGGTTTGGGAGTTAAACATTTTTAAATTTCCGTTTCTTATGAACATACATGTATGCATTGGGCTATCTGAGCTAGTTGGCTGCCAGCCTACCAGAAACCCGTATGCGCAGCTTGACAATCGCGCGAATGTACGCACGCCAGTGACGTCCTTATTTATTTAGACTGTTTTTTCGTTGGGAAAGATATTAGGCTTAATATCTGCCGCGGCCCTCATTCATCCTCTCTTCCTCAATCACGTCACAGTCTCACATATTACGAGGCCCTCTTCGGGTGGGTCGCTGACCAGGTTACAGCCGTATTGGGCTGACCTTGTTGGAGAATGTCTTGGGCCGATTTGACGCGGCCGAACGCAGATGAGCAGTGACCACTGTGAAAACGTACTGCATTTCATCTTAAAAAAAACCCGTAGCATTGCATCACTACAGCGGGGTCTCTCtcaggtggggcccacatgACATTTGCTGTGTGCCGCAGAGGTGATGTATGTTTGATGCTGAATCGGCCATTGGTCGATCGTAGGAATCAGCAAACCTGGGGCTATTGTTCTTGGAGCTCATTTGTTTCCCGCATCAAACCAGCACTGCAGCATCAAGGCTCTGATCCTCcgtttcatttttattttctaaaaacTTTTCTTCATTTCCTTCGTGTCTTTTGAGCTATGTTCCGTGTTGTTAAGCTAGCTGAGTGGTTATTTTTATGTCCTCTGTTGTTAAGTTAGCTGAGCTGAGGGgctgctttcttctttttctgtttgaaGCCTGTGCTGCTGCTATAGCTTACGCTGCTGCTGTAGCTATCTGTGGCTGGAGTTGGTTCTTTTGGTGTTGATCGACAGTCCTTGCCTGATCATTGCACTGCTGCTGTCGTGTACTCTGTTGATGTATCTTTTCTTCCTGTCTTAATAAAGATCGGCCATTGGCCCTTCGAATTTCCTTCGTGTCTCTGATGTCACAATCAAGACTCTGATCTGTAGACGAGCGACGACGAGTGGTAGTacaagaagaaacaaacagGGGCAAGAAACAGAGAACAGAAGCTAATAAACCAAGTTAAGCATCACCACGAGCTAATTGATCTAATAAActaagcttcttctttttggcgGGTAAATTTAATAAACTAAGCTAAACGCAGCAATAACTGGCTCCCATAACACAAAACCAACATCAGCACTAGGACAATTGGAGCTGCTGCGAGActtccacatcatcatctcaaCAAGAAGAGCAACAATTAGAAAACTCAGCCGCACTTCACATGTTAATTTACTCACCGTCACCGACCTCCATCGATCAATATGCAAAACAGAACAATTGATCCTTAATTATAATCCCCTCTACTTTTATTTCTCTCATAATCACCGATCATTGCGTGCCGGCCAGTTTAGCGGAGCAAGATtatcagctagctagcttcatAGCTTATGCCTCTGCCAATGCATGTTCCAGTCTTTGACTTCAGGTGCGTCCAAACATGCTGAGGCCCTGGCATCACGGGGACATTCCGCGTACATCCCTCGTTCCGGGGGCTATATAACACGACACGCTCCATATTTGGtccaaggaaggaaggaactTAAGGAGCTGTAAATATTAGCAAATACTCACAAAGCCAAAGCTAGCAGATTATAAGATGGTTAAGCTCGCCGTGCTTACTAGCTTGCTTGCATTAATGCTGATCGGTTCTGCGTTCAGCCAAGGTGCGCCTGCTTACCctccaagcccaagcccaagcccggTGAGCTCAGACAGGATGACACATCCTCCAAGTGCGAACCCAGGCCTGCCCATGAATCCTCCGAACGTGAGCCCAAGCCCGAGCCTGCTTGCTTATCCTCCTACTAGCACTGGTCCAAGCAGGCCGAGCCCAAGCGCACCCGCTTATCCACCAACCACAAGCCCACCCATTTCTCCTCCGTCAATTTCGATCGTGCCAAGCCCAAGATCACCCATCCAAGCCCAACCCGTATACCCACCGAGTTCAAGCACACCTGCTTATGAacccagcccaagcccaagcaaAATCGCTTACCCACCCAGTCCAAGCCCACAGAGCCCGGTCCCTGCTGCTAGGTCACCCAGCCCTGCCTCAAGTCcacaacggtcttatcctccTAGCCCTAGCCCTGCCCCAGCAGCCGTGTACCCTCCTTTCTCAGCCCCACCCATTAATCCTcccagcccaagcccaagcccaaccCCTCCTTCTCCAGGCCTTACCGTGGGCCACTACAAGTATTCCTGCCCCAACGCGGAAGAGATCGTCAGGCAGGCCGTGAAGGCCGCCACGGACAAGAACCtgggcaccggcgccggcctgatccgcctcttcttccacgactgcttcgtCCGGGTAAATAATCTCATACTAACAGAGTATCATCATTCAAAACTAAACGAATTCAATGCGCAGCTCAAGCCAAATCTTAGATTGCGTTTCTGACTAATTAATCACAGGGATGCGACGCTTCGGTTCTGCTCAACACGACGGGCACCGGCGAGCCGACGGAGCGGCAGGGCGCGCCGAACCTGACGCTCAGGGGCTTCGAGGCCATCGACGCGGCCAAATCGGCGCTCGAGCTCGCGTGCCCGGGCGtcgtctcctgcgccgacacgctcgccttcgccgcccgcgacgccgccttctttctcggcaccggcggcggcggcgcgtccctCCTCGACTTCGccatgccggccggccgccgcgacggGCGCGTGTCCCTGGCATCCGAGACCGTCCCCAAccttccttccccttcctcgaCCCTGGCCCAGCTCGTGGCCAGGTTCGGCGCCAAGGGGCTCGGCGTGGGCGACATGGTCGCGCTCTCCGGCGCGCACTCCGTCGGCCGcgcccgctgctcctccttctccgcccgcctcgccgAGCCGTCCGCCATGGATCCCGAGCTCGCGAGGTCTCTCTGGATGCAGTGTGG
This is a stretch of genomic DNA from Brachypodium distachyon strain Bd21 chromosome 1, Brachypodium_distachyon_v3.0, whole genome shotgun sequence. It encodes these proteins:
- the LOC100846889 gene encoding uncharacterized protein LOC100846889 gives rise to the protein MGSEGPSIVTVHVTGFKKFHGVAENPTEKIVSNLKSFMEEKGLPKNLVLGSCKVLETAGQGALGSLYKVLESAIADRENGPSSPGQIILVHFGVNSGATRFALENQAVNEATFRCPDELGWKPQRVQIVPSDGSISRTRETTLPVKELSKSLRKGGYDVIPSDDAGRFVCNYVYYHSLRFAEQHSVKSLFVHVPLFSTIDEEVQMHFVASLLEALACSN
- the LOC100821278 gene encoding peroxidase 2: MISSSQPTIHKPPRSRALSLRRSLDSSTTMAANKLAILISLALLSSLAAFHCHALQVGYYRDTCPNAETLVRAHIKKALRSDPGNGAGLIRMLFHDCFVNGCDASVLLDPTQTNPRPEKLGAPNNPSLRGYEAIDAAKSALELACPGVVSCADVVAFAARDASYLLSHGRVSFLVPAGRLDGRVSRENDTQFLPGPSSNLTTLVGSFAAMGMSVEDLVVLSGAHSIGRSHCSSFVQDRLNASSSSSPAPAADMSAPLASFLRRRCPASVPVAGVKDPTVAQDVVTRDVLDNQFYRNVLARRVLFASDAALLEEVDAGRMVRANARFPASWERKFARAMVKMAAIGVKGPQGDGRGEVRRNCRLVN
- the LOC100844127 gene encoding peroxidase 2 → MAAGFKLAILAVACALLLATPACHCRPSELRVGYYEDTCPEAESLVRSAVTDAVTGNDDGIGIGAGLIRLLFHDCFVQGCDASVLLDPTTSNPAPEKLGAPNAHSLRGFEAIDTAKAALELACPGVVSCADVLAFAARDASYILSVGNYNEPIEFAMPGGRLDGRRSMAEDTLHGSLPSASANVTELVDAFQTKGLGVEDLVVLSGAHSVGQARCSFFSDAGGGVGIDPAFARSVRRRCSTPEQAPAPSPAAAAAGENDEERMMSLDAVTPGALDGQYYRNVVRRRVVLGSDAALMASPETARIVRASVGRNGRWEKKFGEAMVRMAAIGVKTKLGAAGRRGRGEVRTNCRVVN
- the LOC100844420 gene encoding peroxidase 2 — protein: MVKLAVLTSLLALMLIGSAFSQGAPAYPPSPSPSPVSSDRMTHPPSANPGLPMNPPNVSPSPSLLAYPPTSTGPSRPSPSAPAYPPTTSPPISPPSISIVPSPRSPIQAQPVYPPSSSTPAYEPSPSPSKIAYPPSPSPQSPVPAARSPSPASSPQRSYPPSPSPAPAAVYPPFSAPPINPPSPSPSPTPPSPGLTVGHYKYSCPNAEEIVRQAVKAATDKNLGTGAGLIRLFFHDCFVRGCDASVLLNTTGTGEPTERQGAPNLTLRGFEAIDAAKSALELACPGVVSCADTLAFAARDAAFFLGTGGGGASLLDFAMPAGRRDGRVSLASETVPNLPSPSSTLAQLVARFGAKGLGVGDMVALSGAHSVGRARCSSFSARLAEPSAMDPELARSLWMQCGASGESMVMEDFRTPDVLDAKYYENVVRREVLFGSDAALMASEGTTGMVVENARVSGLWERRFAAAMVRMGAVGAKTGVEDGEIRKKCWIIN